DNA from Ancylothrix sp. D3o:
TGCAGCCGAAAAAAACGGCGGCGGTGTGGTTTATTTTCCCCCCGGCATTTATAATTTTTCTGACAACATTTATCTTAAAAACGGCGTAGTTTTGCGGGGAGATGCAGCAAACGTTAAAGAAGCAAAAGCAGAAAATTATAATCTCCCATCTCAATTAATTTTTCCCAAATATGAGCCTAATTTAACAGGGGCCGGTACTCCAAATAACACCGCCTTTAAAAAAATCTACACCACCAATCCTAACACTGATAGTAACATCGGCTTGGTAAATTTAGACATTAACAGAGCCGGTGTTTATTGGGAAGCAGATATTGATAACGGCAAAAACAAAAACATCTTAATTTTTGGGATTCGTAACAACAACGTTGCTGATTTTTCTCCCAACGTTCCTAACCCAGAATTTCAAGAAGCTTGGATGCGATACTCTCACCGTTTTGCAGCCAATCTCAAAATCAACGCTTTGGAAAATATTTTAGTCGCCAATAACAGAATTAACGATAAAATTACCGACAACTACGACCAACCGGCCTACAAAATTCAACCCTTAAAAGGCAGCCAAATTCTCACCCTCAATGTGCCTTTTAATTATACCAATCATTACGGAATTTCTGTCAACCGTTCCAAGCCAAAAGGATTTAGTTTAGCCGCAGATCCCCAAAGCGAACCCGGACTTTTTAGAAAAGGCATTGTTATCAGAGATAATTGGGTTTATCACACGATGCGCGTTGCCATTCAAGCATCAGGAGATGGCTTAATTTTACAAAACAATATTATTAAAGATCAGGCCAATAAACAATGGTGGACAGATCCCACCGGCACCAAACAAGCGCAAAATTCTGTCACTTTAGAAAATCGGGCTATTGATTGGTCTGGGTGGAATGTTAAAATAGAAGGCAACGATTATGAAGTTTACCGGCACCAAATCGCCGATGCTAAATATCTCAGCGTTGATGGCGAAGGAATTTTGATTCAAGAATGTTGCGGCGGTACCAAAGTCAAAGGCGCAATTCTTTCTAAAAATTCCGGTAATTCTTATATTGGCTTTTACAAAGTTCCGGGGATTGAAAATGTAGAAATTACCCAAAACAAACTCTTGACAAATATCACCAATACCCCATTAATATTTGTCATGGCGGATACGAATAAAACCCCGCACAGGATAGACAATGTGAAGATTGAAAATAATGTAGTCAATGGCAGTATTTTAGCCCAAGGTAGTTTGGGCGGAAATAACAATATCATCCAAAATAACACCGGCAACAACACCGGCAACATAGAAACAAATTGTCACGTTAGCGTCAAAGAAAATCCAGGGTTTGAGGTAAAACAATGCAAACCTTAACCGGAGGGTGATTTTTGTCCACCAAACTCTACTCTTAAATCATCAAACCTTTGATAAAATAAAAACAGTTATTAAAAAGGAGAGAAGCCGTTTATACTCGTCCCTTAGCTCGTTTGATCGAGCAATTACAACGCTTACCCGGTGTAGGGCCAAAAAGTGCTCAACGGTTGGCTCTATATATCTTAAAACGTCCCGAAAATGAAGTACAAGCCCTGGCACAAGCTTTACTTGAAGCTAAACAACAAGTAGGAGTTTGTCAGCAGTGTTTTCACTTGTCCGCAGAACCAGTTTGCGAAATTTGTAGCAACCCTAACCGCGATAATAGTACAGTTTGCGTTGTTGCAGATTCCCGCGATGTTATTGCCTTAGAAAAAACGCGAGAATATCGCGGAAAATATCATGTTTTAGGAGGCGTTATTTCGCCGATGGAAGGAATTGGGCCCGAACAATTAACAATTCAACCATTGATTAGACGCATTAGCCAACAAAAAACAAAAGAAGTTATCCTCGCCATTGGGCCCAGTGTTGAAGGTGAAACAACAACGCTTTACATCGGACAATTAGTCAAACCTTTTACCAAAGTTACCCGCATAGCTTTTGGTTTGCCAATGGGAGGCGATTTAGAATATGCAGATGAAATTACCTTAGCGCGAGCTTTGGAAGGCCGACGAGAGTTAGAATAAGGCTAAATTAGCAGCGTTAAATTAGCCAAAATCAACTCCTTAACCGGCAACAAATTACGATTTTATATCAATTTTGTAGGGGCGGGTTCTAGTAAAATTATCCTACCAAAAGAAAAACTAAATAAACCCACCCCCTTTGCTACAAAATCGCAGCCAATTTGAAAGCAATAATTTCTATGAATAACACTAAACCTCGTGCCGGCTACACCCTCCCCGTCTTCGCCACCGCCGCCGCCCAAGCCGCCCTCCAACACCTGCAAAACCCCAATCAACCCATCCCATCAGTCAAAATAAACCTCATTCAACCCAACGAACTCGCAGAAATTCCCATCGAACAAGTCGCCAGTTTATCAGAAAACAGCGCCCTCGCCATCACCCGCAGCGACCCAGGAGACAACCTCGACCTTACCCGAAACACCCCCATTTGGGCAAAAATTGAAATAGAACCCAACACCCCACCCGAACTTATCATCAAAGGCGGCGAAGGCATAGGCCGGCAACTCAACCTCAACAACCAACCAGCCATCTACAGCTACGCAAAAAACCTTCTCCAAGAAAACCTCAAACCCCAACAAAAAACCACCCTCACCATTATCCTCCCCGAAGGCCGCTTTCTCGCCACCCGCACCTCTAACAGCGCCTTTGGAGTCATCGAAGGGCTATCCCTACTCGGTACCACCGGCATCTCCCAACCGCACAGCGCCCCCGGTCAGTTAGACATTTTTTCAGAAGAATTGCAAAAAAAAGCTTGTCAATTTGAC
Protein-coding regions in this window:
- a CDS encoding glycoside hydrolase family 55 protein → MKKNSRKRLLIAAILITLIVGIYSLWQGYNYLSAQEANPNQISQNCGSKSAGPTDNPIAGYYGNTPYAWTNQIKWNCVYNIKDFPAGSTIESFNAARDAAEKNGGGVVYFPPGIYNFSDNIYLKNGVVLRGDAANVKEAKAENYNLPSQLIFPKYEPNLTGAGTPNNTAFKKIYTTNPNTDSNIGLVNLDINRAGVYWEADIDNGKNKNILIFGIRNNNVADFSPNVPNPEFQEAWMRYSHRFAANLKINALENILVANNRINDKITDNYDQPAYKIQPLKGSQILTLNVPFNYTNHYGISVNRSKPKGFSLAADPQSEPGLFRKGIVIRDNWVYHTMRVAIQASGDGLILQNNIIKDQANKQWWTDPTGTKQAQNSVTLENRAIDWSGWNVKIEGNDYEVYRHQIADAKYLSVDGEGILIQECCGGTKVKGAILSKNSGNSYIGFYKVPGIENVEITQNKLLTNITNTPLIFVMADTNKTPHRIDNVKIENNVVNGSILAQGSLGGNNNIIQNNTGNNTGNIETNCHVSVKENPGFEVKQCKP
- the cbiD gene encoding cobalt-precorrin-5B (C(1))-methyltransferase CbiD, giving the protein MNNTKPRAGYTLPVFATAAAQAALQHLQNPNQPIPSVKINLIQPNELAEIPIEQVASLSENSALAITRSDPGDNLDLTRNTPIWAKIEIEPNTPPELIIKGGEGIGRQLNLNNQPAIYSYAKNLLQENLKPQQKTTLTIILPEGRFLATRTSNSAFGVIEGLSLLGTTGISQPHSAPGQLDIFSEELQKKACQFDSIVLCIGENGLDLAQKTGIPPERLVKTANWLGPMLAMAGTCKVKSILLFGYHGKLIKLAGGIFHTHHHLADGRIEIITAHAAKVGMPSEHLQIIFQQQSAEDILNYLQNLQPAGQNWLNLIYQSLAETIDTRSQQYIHDLTEANVQVGTILFNRKREIFVKSKNAATLLPHFC